One region of Culex pipiens pallens isolate TS chromosome 2, TS_CPP_V2, whole genome shotgun sequence genomic DNA includes:
- the LOC120417933 gene encoding uncharacterized protein LOC120417933, whose translation MQKRCDPLNDGFAEGNGELFFKHEPNLSAPGSHTIYAKIPPNLHEHPCECPRWTMPISRLLTEVIGLDSSEADGLPQKICVVCISYLKHAYTFRRQAIDNVAALLAARYLVTRRAVPFQKNLDKQQLMQTCCLLGMGGRRRIFFMAELLRMITVEPMLRILNRAGEQNGAASRRIERANRSFFSILFLRTRQNQNKAE comes from the exons ATGCAGAAAAGATGTGATCCGCTG AACGATGGCTTTGCTGAGGGGAACGGAGAATTATTCTTTAAGCACGAACCCAACCTCTCCGCGCCCGGATCGCACACAATCTACGCCAAAATCCCGCCCAACCTGCATGAACATCCCTGCGAGTGTCCCCGCTGGACGATGCCCATCAGCCGGCTGCTGACCGAGGTGATCGGCCTAGATTCGAGCGAGGCGGACGGCCTGCCGCAGAAGATTTGTGTCGTGTGCATTTCCTACCTCAAGCACGCGTACACGTTCCGGCGGCAGGCCATCGACAATGTGGCCGCACTGCTGGCCGCCCGGTATCTAGTCACACGGCGGGCGGTGCCCTTTCAGAAGAACCTGGACAAGCAGCAGCTGATGCAGACGTGTTGCTTATTGGGAATGGGTGGACGcaggagaattttttttatggcaGAGTTGTTGCGGATGATTACGGTGGAACCTATGCTGAGGATTCTGAACCGGGCTGGAGAACAAAACGGTGCTGCTTCCCGAAGGATTGAAAGGGCAAACCGAAGTTTCTTCTCCATATTGTTTCTTAGGACtagacaaaatcaaaataaagcgGAATAA